The following are from one region of the Stigmatella ashevillena genome:
- a CDS encoding CARDB domain-containing protein yields MWGQARYRSSCVLGLLLLATAGCGSRASDVGTSETKRVEAELVSGVDLTITEFAPQSTVASRELVTFSWTVLNNGTTTAVGSTLACCAEGYGSKWADAIYLSTDATLSADDPLVGKVWRASNFTLASAATYVESGTLQMPTVAPGAYYLIAVTDSQGNRVTEANENNNQVAVPVTVTRADLSVTATVPATGGSQGLVTITWTVSNNGTGAASGLYQACCSAGYYHKWEDAAYLSTDGTLSADDIKFGSLLTTNQYKLTAGASYTATQVFQLPTVAPGSYQVLVVTDSAGARVDESNEDNNVAAAPITLREADLTVSALTAPGTAGAGELIAVNWTVSNQGSGAASGKYLACCTTGYYYKWEDAAYLSTDATLSADDVKFGSVLRSEQYILAAGSSYSVSTPFQLPAVTPGLYYLIVVADSAGDRVYEASESNNLRTSPITIGKPDLTITSANALAMVASQELVTVTWTVTNQGTGGASGRYLACCTTGYYYRWEDAVYLSTDATLSADDIKFGTLLRGDNYTLAAGASYTTSAQVQIPVVAAGSYYLLVVTDSAADRVPELSESNNTAAIAVTIGRADLAVTAVSAPTSGTVGQTASLSFTVSNQGNGGASGKYVACCASGYYYRWEDAVYLSTDTALSADDTKINGVVRGDSFTVAAGGSYTVSINYVVPTIASGAYYLLFAADVTGDRVLELSEANNLASSPFAVTRSDLAVATIGVPPNPFPGAPVSLSWTVLNGGAGLAAGSQVPGGSAPGKRWEDTIYLSADTTVDASDTLLRTSARADGFTLTPGKTYTASVSTVLPQVEPGSYYFLVVTDAVGNRVNEDNEGNNVLARAVTLTPPPYNGTQAYPGCDQFPSRTLDDNCAQNCCAEDDLCRVQNDCSDVGADSAACAACVTAAYECASLCIARLTDCATSPCGCGKSLCYSTTCAVGRTGYCATDCDDPSIDPCLQ; encoded by the coding sequence ATGTGGGGACAAGCACGCTATCGTTCTTCCTGTGTTCTGGGATTGCTGCTGCTGGCCACCGCAGGGTGCGGCTCGCGCGCTTCTGATGTCGGAACCTCCGAGACCAAGCGGGTCGAAGCCGAGTTGGTCTCGGGAGTCGATCTGACGATCACCGAGTTTGCTCCTCAATCAACGGTGGCCTCGCGCGAGTTGGTTACGTTCTCGTGGACCGTGCTGAACAACGGAACGACGACGGCGGTTGGCTCGACGCTGGCCTGCTGCGCCGAGGGCTACGGCAGCAAGTGGGCCGACGCGATCTACCTGTCGACCGACGCGACGCTGTCGGCCGACGATCCGCTGGTGGGTAAGGTGTGGCGCGCCAGCAACTTCACCCTGGCCAGCGCCGCCACTTACGTCGAGAGCGGTACGCTACAAATGCCAACGGTCGCGCCCGGCGCCTACTACCTGATCGCCGTTACCGACAGCCAGGGCAACCGCGTCACCGAGGCCAACGAGAACAACAATCAAGTCGCGGTGCCGGTGACCGTGACCCGCGCCGATCTTAGCGTCACCGCCACCGTACCAGCCACCGGCGGCTCACAGGGCTTAGTGACGATCACCTGGACGGTGAGCAACAATGGCACCGGCGCGGCGAGTGGCCTGTACCAAGCGTGCTGCTCGGCCGGCTACTACCACAAGTGGGAAGATGCCGCGTACCTGTCGACCGACGGCACGCTGTCGGCCGACGACATCAAGTTCGGGTCGCTCCTAACTACAAACCAGTACAAGCTGACGGCGGGAGCGAGCTACACCGCGACCCAGGTATTCCAATTGCCGACGGTAGCCCCGGGCAGCTACCAGGTTCTGGTGGTCACCGACTCGGCGGGGGCCCGCGTCGACGAGTCCAACGAGGACAACAACGTCGCCGCCGCGCCGATCACCCTCCGTGAGGCAGATCTCACCGTGTCGGCGTTGACCGCGCCGGGGACGGCAGGAGCTGGCGAACTCATCGCGGTGAACTGGACCGTGAGCAACCAGGGCAGCGGCGCCGCCAGCGGGAAGTACTTAGCCTGCTGCACGACCGGCTACTACTACAAGTGGGAGGACGCCGCCTACCTATCAACCGACGCGACGCTGTCGGCTGACGACGTCAAGTTCGGCTCAGTGCTGCGTTCGGAGCAGTACATCCTCGCCGCGGGCTCATCGTACAGCGTCAGTACGCCGTTTCAGCTGCCAGCAGTCACGCCGGGCTTGTACTACCTGATCGTCGTTGCCGACTCGGCGGGTGATCGTGTGTACGAAGCCAGCGAGAGCAACAACCTGCGCACTAGCCCGATCACCATCGGCAAGCCCGATCTGACGATCACCTCTGCCAACGCCCTGGCCATGGTGGCGTCGCAGGAACTGGTGACCGTGACCTGGACCGTGACCAACCAGGGAACCGGCGGGGCCAGTGGCCGCTATCTCGCATGCTGCACGACCGGCTATTACTACCGGTGGGAAGACGCGGTCTACTTGTCGACCGACGCCACGCTGTCGGCTGATGACATCAAGTTCGGCACGCTGCTGCGCGGCGACAACTACACGCTGGCGGCCGGGGCCAGCTACACCACCAGCGCGCAGGTGCAGATCCCAGTGGTCGCCGCTGGGTCGTACTACCTCCTGGTCGTGACCGACTCGGCGGCGGATCGCGTACCCGAGCTGTCGGAGAGCAACAACACCGCCGCCATCGCGGTCACGATCGGGCGCGCCGACCTCGCGGTCACCGCAGTGAGCGCGCCGACCAGTGGCACCGTCGGCCAGACCGCAAGCCTATCGTTCACGGTGTCAAACCAAGGCAACGGCGGGGCAAGCGGCAAGTACGTGGCATGCTGTGCCAGTGGCTACTACTACCGGTGGGAGGACGCGGTCTACCTGTCGACCGACACTGCGCTGTCGGCCGACGACACCAAGATCAACGGCGTCGTCCGCGGCGACAGTTTTACCGTCGCCGCAGGCGGCAGCTACACGGTGTCGATCAACTACGTGGTGCCGACGATCGCCAGCGGGGCTTATTACCTGCTATTCGCCGCCGACGTCACCGGCGATCGCGTGCTTGAACTCAGCGAAGCCAACAATCTAGCGAGTTCGCCGTTCGCCGTGACTCGGTCCGATCTTGCGGTCGCCACCATCGGAGTGCCGCCCAATCCGTTCCCGGGCGCGCCGGTGTCACTGTCATGGACAGTGCTCAACGGCGGTGCAGGGCTGGCCGCCGGCAGCCAAGTCCCGGGTGGCTCGGCGCCGGGCAAGCGGTGGGAGGACACCATCTACCTGTCGGCCGACACGACGGTCGACGCCAGCGACACGCTGCTCAGGACCAGCGCCCGCGCCGACGGCTTCACCTTGACGCCGGGCAAGACCTACACCGCCAGCGTGAGCACCGTGCTGCCTCAGGTCGAGCCAGGCAGCTACTACTTCTTGGTGGTGACCGACGCGGTGGGCAATCGCGTTAACGAGGATAACGAAGGCAACAACGTCCTGGCCCGCGCCGTCACGCTGACGCCGCCGCCGTACAACGGCACCCAGGCCTATCCGGGTTGCGACCAGTTCCCCAGCCGCACCCTCGACGACAACTGCGCGCAGAACTGCTGCGCCGAGGATGATCTGTGTCGGGTGCAGAACGACTGTAGCGACGTCGGCGCCGACTCGGCGGCATGCGCCGCGTGCGTCACCGCGGCCTACGAGTGCGCGTCGCTGTGCATCGCAAGACTGACTGACTGCGCGACCTCGCCGTGCGGCTGTGGCAAGTCGCTCTGCTACTCGACCACCTGCGCGGTCGGGCGAACGGGCTACTGCGCAACCGACTGCGACGACCCATCCATCGACCCCTGCCTGCAGTGA
- a CDS encoding RCC1 domain-containing protein encodes MSIVASSDFSVAMQNDGSVWVWGLGASRALIPVQIPELAGSTSLSIEGSTLYALYWNGSVWKWDLSKNGTQPEPFWELSNVASLSLGDSSSFAVRTDGTVWSWGENEAGQLGDGTRNFRSAPAPSPGLTGMISLSTSFDHTFALRADGTVWAWGSNSEGVLGIGWNDHSIMLPAQVTSP; translated from the coding sequence GTGTCCATCGTCGCCTCGTCTGATTTCTCCGTAGCCATGCAAAATGATGGATCGGTATGGGTATGGGGATTGGGAGCTTCAAGAGCACTAATCCCAGTGCAGATTCCCGAGCTTGCCGGTAGCACCTCCTTGTCCATAGAGGGCTCAACGTTGTATGCACTGTACTGGAATGGTTCTGTCTGGAAATGGGATCTAAGCAAGAACGGTACTCAACCCGAGCCGTTCTGGGAACTAAGTAACGTTGCATCCCTATCGCTTGGAGATTCCAGTTCGTTTGCCGTGCGCACCGATGGAACCGTTTGGAGCTGGGGAGAAAATGAGGCTGGGCAGTTGGGCGATGGGACACGGAACTTCCGCTCGGCGCCCGCTCCAAGTCCAGGCTTGACTGGAATGATTTCACTCTCCACGAGTTTTGACCATACCTTCGCCCTGCGGGCTGATGGCACCGTCTGGGCATGGGGAAGCAACTCAGAGGGAGTATTGGGAATCGGATGGAATGACCACTCAATCATGCTTCCAGCGCAGGTGACGTCTCCATGA
- a CDS encoding IS701 family transposase: MGLPSTFLQLLAAMGASMTVPSLLSLMTVVQGWVFAGRRTLTGVLVAAADSTSKHFSAYYRLFATARWSLDQVGLALVRLALPLLEAGPVSLTLDDTLARKRGLKVFGAGMHHDPLASSRRYAVTSWGHSWVVLAVRVQVPCCPGRFFSLPVLFRLYLNQKAAARWHLKYRTRPELAVELLQCLCTAFAERHFRVAADSTYGGQSVLGYLPENCDLLSRLPLDARLFAPPPIHKPGPQGRPRKRGMRLPSPQQMLTQQRARRVTLHLYGRQDTVRLVETVAYWYGVPHRPLKIVVVEPLTGGRPLQAFYSTDLSLSAEQVLAEYAGRWSIEEAFQGSKSHLGFEEPQGWSRLAVRRTAPLAMLLYSLTVLWFAQHGHRLYTPVTRPWYRHKVRPSFADMLATLRLACLKPALSATPAVHQGRQNLLVLLPDTLRVAAAGAT, from the coding sequence ATGGGACTGCCAAGTACGTTTCTTCAACTGCTGGCCGCAATGGGGGCCAGCATGACGGTGCCGAGCCTGCTCTCGCTGATGACGGTGGTGCAGGGCTGGGTGTTCGCTGGAAGGAGGACCCTCACGGGGGTGTTGGTGGCTGCCGCAGACAGCACCTCGAAGCACTTCTCGGCCTACTACCGGCTGTTTGCTACGGCGCGCTGGAGCTTGGACCAGGTGGGGCTGGCGCTGGTGCGCCTGGCGCTGCCGCTGCTGGAAGCCGGGCCAGTCTCGTTGACGTTGGATGACACGCTGGCGCGCAAAAGGGGCCTGAAGGTGTTCGGCGCAGGGATGCACCATGACCCGTTGGCCAGCAGCCGCCGGTATGCCGTGACGAGTTGGGGCCACAGTTGGGTAGTGCTGGCAGTACGAGTGCAAGTGCCCTGCTGCCCAGGCCGGTTCTTCAGCCTGCCCGTGCTCTTCCGGCTCTACCTCAACCAGAAGGCCGCCGCTCGATGGCACCTCAAATACCGCACACGGCCGGAGTTGGCGGTGGAACTGCTCCAGTGTTTGTGCACGGCATTCGCGGAGCGCCACTTTCGCGTGGCGGCGGACTCCACCTATGGGGGCCAAAGCGTCTTGGGCTACCTGCCAGAAAACTGTGATTTGCTCAGCCGACTGCCTTTGGATGCGCGCTTGTTCGCCCCACCTCCTATTCACAAGCCGGGACCCCAGGGCCGACCTCGCAAGCGCGGCATGCGCCTTCCTTCTCCGCAGCAGATGCTCACCCAGCAGCGCGCCCGCCGGGTGACGCTCCACCTCTACGGACGACAGGACACGGTCCGTTTGGTGGAAACCGTGGCCTATTGGTACGGCGTCCCCCATCGTCCTCTTAAAATCGTGGTCGTGGAGCCTTTGACGGGAGGACGTCCTCTCCAGGCTTTCTATTCCACGGACCTCTCACTGTCCGCAGAGCAAGTGCTGGCCGAGTACGCAGGCCGCTGGTCCATTGAAGAAGCCTTCCAAGGCAGCAAGAGCCACCTGGGCTTCGAGGAGCCCCAGGGCTGGAGCCGCTTGGCGGTCCGAAGGACCGCTCCCTTGGCCATGCTGCTCTACAGTCTCACGGTGCTGTGGTTTGCCCAGCACGGCCATCGGCTCTACACACCCGTGACTCGTCCCTGGTACCGCCACAAGGTCCGTCCTTCCTTTGCCGACATGCTGGCTACGCTTCGCCTCGCCTGTTTGAAGCCTGCACTTTCGGCGACCCCGGCTGTGCACCAGGGGCGTCAAAACCTCCTGGTTCTGCTACCCGATACGCTTCGGGTCGCTGCTGCCGGGGCTACCTAA
- the tnpC gene encoding IS66 family transposase, with the protein MSQVLVLLGAALERIKELEERIRELEHQNEELHAQLAQNSTNSSRPPSTDPPGTQRSVKREVTGKPPGGQPGHEKHERALLPVEQVSQVVEVVPERCEGCGHPLEGEDGEAERHQLVEIEPIVARVTEYRCHRLHCSRCGRSTQAPLPPEAQQVFGERLSALVCLLRGQYHLSERQAQQLLGDVLGVKLSLGMVPRLSQQMSQALEVAVHQAEVFVREQAVIHADETGWKQGVNERHACPAWLWVFATPQVVSFRIALSHGQEVWREVLGNACCAFLVSDRAAVYAGYDVGLRQGCWSHLLRDFKSWSERPQPVGRWGQQLVEQAHKLFEGWHQFKQGALSRPQLQAFMGPLEQSVRSLLREVSLGPDEKSARSARQILKLGPALWTFEDVPGVEPTNNFAEQCLRQAVLWRKSSGGTHSPGGSRFVERILTVVTSLRRQGRALLPWLTQALRALRRGQSLPSLLPQGSV; encoded by the coding sequence GTGAGCCAAGTCTTGGTGCTGCTGGGAGCGGCGCTGGAGCGAATTAAAGAGCTTGAAGAGCGAATCAGAGAGTTGGAGCACCAGAACGAAGAACTGCATGCCCAGTTGGCACAGAACTCGACCAACTCCTCCAGGCCGCCTTCAACGGATCCCCCCGGCACGCAGCGGTCAGTCAAGCGAGAGGTGACGGGTAAGCCCCCTGGAGGCCAACCGGGGCATGAGAAGCATGAGCGAGCGCTGCTGCCTGTAGAGCAGGTGAGCCAAGTGGTAGAGGTGGTGCCCGAGCGGTGTGAGGGGTGTGGTCATCCTCTGGAGGGCGAGGATGGAGAGGCTGAACGCCATCAACTGGTGGAGATAGAGCCGATTGTAGCGCGGGTGACCGAGTACCGCTGCCACAGACTGCACTGCTCGCGGTGCGGTAGAAGCACGCAGGCCCCGCTACCGCCCGAGGCGCAACAGGTGTTCGGCGAGAGGTTGAGTGCGCTGGTGTGTCTGCTGCGGGGGCAGTACCACCTGTCCGAGCGCCAAGCGCAGCAGTTGCTGGGGGATGTGCTGGGGGTGAAGTTGTCGCTGGGGATGGTTCCTCGGCTGAGCCAGCAGATGAGCCAAGCGCTGGAGGTTGCTGTCCACCAAGCTGAGGTCTTTGTCCGTGAGCAGGCGGTAATCCACGCGGATGAGACAGGATGGAAGCAAGGGGTGAATGAGCGCCATGCGTGCCCTGCGTGGCTGTGGGTGTTTGCCACGCCGCAGGTGGTGAGCTTCCGCATCGCCCTGAGTCATGGCCAAGAGGTATGGCGCGAGGTGCTGGGCAACGCGTGCTGCGCATTCCTCGTCAGTGACCGCGCTGCCGTCTATGCCGGCTATGACGTCGGACTGCGGCAGGGATGCTGGAGTCATCTGTTGCGCGACTTCAAAAGTTGGTCCGAGCGCCCGCAGCCGGTGGGGCGTTGGGGACAGCAGTTGGTAGAGCAGGCGCACAAACTCTTCGAGGGCTGGCATCAATTCAAACAAGGCGCGTTGTCCCGCCCACAGCTCCAGGCCTTCATGGGGCCTTTGGAGCAGAGCGTGCGCAGCCTGCTGCGAGAGGTGAGTCTCGGTCCCGACGAGAAGAGCGCTCGCTCGGCCCGCCAGATTCTCAAACTCGGACCGGCCTTGTGGACTTTCGAGGATGTGCCTGGCGTGGAGCCCACCAACAACTTCGCAGAGCAATGCCTGCGCCAAGCCGTACTGTGGCGCAAGAGCAGCGGCGGCACTCACTCGCCGGGGGGCAGTCGGTTCGTCGAGCGAATCCTCACGGTGGTCACCTCTCTGCGCAGGCAGGGGCGCGCGCTCTTGCCATGGCTCACACAAGCACTTCGGGCTCTGCGCCGTGGGCAATCACTCCCTTCGCTGCTGCCCCAAGGTTCGGTGTGA
- a CDS encoding S1 family peptidase yields the protein MAAITVGTVDEGDPAVVSLVDGLALTCTGTLIANRVVLTAAHCITGGGPTLALFGTRRSTPEQVVDIIERRRHPDFDAATLRADLGLLFLASAPGVAPLPLPERRLDSGAVGQALRVVGFGTTAPGAGDPGIKRVGRATLTQVNASTMDMVAAPSQPCDGDSGGSAFLIEDDVEVLAGVISAGDASCARTTHATRIDTYRGTFIEPFLVEIATELVTGERCVIDANCASGHCQAVAGAFSYCTAACSDESDCSGAMVCGGTGTCAYPVPTPGGNGSSCDRDRDCVSDRCARPQADAPGVCAERCFAENQSACPGNLECEVDMAHPGTSACFTAATVGGCSVSSGLAPWPLALVLGASLWRRQRQARGSVSVKVDVA from the coding sequence ATGGCCGCTATCACGGTGGGAACGGTGGACGAAGGCGACCCGGCGGTGGTGAGCCTGGTCGACGGACTGGCGCTGACCTGCACCGGCACGCTGATCGCCAACCGGGTGGTCCTGACGGCGGCCCACTGCATCACCGGGGGTGGGCCGACGCTAGCGCTGTTTGGCACCCGCCGCAGCACGCCGGAGCAGGTGGTCGACATCATCGAGCGCCGCCGTCACCCGGACTTTGATGCCGCGACGCTGCGCGCCGATCTCGGCCTGTTGTTCCTGGCGTCGGCGCCGGGCGTCGCGCCGCTGCCGCTGCCCGAGCGTCGGCTCGACAGCGGCGCGGTGGGCCAAGCACTCCGGGTGGTTGGCTTCGGGACTACCGCGCCAGGAGCGGGCGATCCCGGCATCAAGCGCGTCGGCCGCGCGACCCTCACCCAGGTCAACGCTAGCACCATGGACATGGTGGCCGCGCCATCACAGCCGTGCGATGGCGACTCAGGTGGATCAGCATTCCTGATCGAGGATGACGTCGAGGTGTTGGCGGGAGTGATCTCCGCCGGCGACGCGAGCTGCGCTCGAACCACGCACGCCACCCGCATCGACACCTACCGTGGCACCTTCATCGAGCCATTCCTGGTGGAGATCGCGACTGAACTCGTAACCGGGGAGCGCTGCGTGATCGACGCCAACTGCGCGAGCGGACACTGCCAAGCCGTTGCAGGTGCTTTCTCGTACTGCACCGCGGCGTGCAGCGATGAAAGCGACTGTTCGGGCGCGATGGTATGCGGCGGCACCGGAACGTGCGCCTACCCCGTGCCGACGCCGGGTGGCAATGGCTCGAGCTGCGATCGAGATCGCGACTGCGTCAGCGATCGCTGTGCCCGGCCCCAGGCCGACGCGCCGGGCGTGTGCGCCGAGCGCTGCTTCGCCGAAAACCAGTCGGCGTGCCCAGGCAATCTCGAGTGCGAGGTCGATATGGCGCACCCGGGGACGTCGGCCTGCTTCACGGCTGCGACAGTCGGCGGCTGCTCGGTGTCATCGGGGCTCGCACCGTGGCCGTTGGCGCTCGTGCTCGGGGCCAGCCTGTGGCGTCGACAGCGGCAGGCGCGAGGGTCAGTGAGTGTCAAAGTAGATGTCGCGTGA
- a CDS encoding integrase core domain-containing protein, whose product MHLARLDSAEAALQQLPTWFADYNTIPPHKSLKMISPRQCRIANSPH is encoded by the coding sequence GTGCACTTGGCGCGGTTGGACAGCGCAGAGGCAGCCCTCCAGCAGTTGCCCACCTGGTTCGCCGACTACAACACCATCCCTCCTCACAAGTCGCTGAAGATGATCTCACCACGCCAGTGCCGAATCGCAAATTCACCCCACTGA
- a CDS encoding CHAT domain-containing tetratricopeptide repeat protein, protein MRQTFTWMIAIFIFRAAEGQTSDEKIDARLIEAQAFFDEATKLLDAGNYSEAFTQAEQALSLRETILGGSHPDVASCLNLVGNIYRRKGVLATAEPLFQRALDIREASLGKNHPAVADSLNDFALLYSDKGLYDRAEPLFQRALDIREASLGKDHPAVADSLNGFALLYFDKGLYDRAEPLIQRALAIQEASLGKNHPKVAGSLSNLALLYYTRELYDRAEPLIQRALAIQEASLGKNHPKVAGLLHNLALLYKGQGLYDQAVPFLQRALTIQEASLGKHHPTVGINLNNLADLYFTQGLYGQAEPLFQHALDVQEAALGKNHPLVAGTLQNLANLYADQGLYGRAEPLLQRSLNAQEASFGKNHPNVAGPLISLAILYSQQGLYDSATPLFQRALTIQETSLGKNHPAIADSLNNLATIYSHQGLHSQIEPLLQRALAIQEAARGKNHPSIADSLTNLAIFYYDQGLYGRVEPLLRRVLTIREAALGNSHPDIAATLHNLAVLYRSQKLYGRAEPLFRRALAIQEAALGKSHPSVAEDLNEFGILRLAQNRLSDALPFFFSSFSISERRLRHEALDFSESRLSSFLAHLLDGEQRLYALLRAYPQDTRVQRLALTAALLLKGRSVSENASISRALYLRMGSEDRDSFERLRGLRTQLASLSFSRPSFLSPEAYQQRIQALTQEGDSLEAELAKRSAPLRSISSLPFPDNIVDRVSSSLPKDSALVEFIAYNDSPLIRKPSIARTKNASHLRYLALVLFPDASIRSVDLGPAFPIDQAASRLRDALADKDASFQTASQQFYQSTFAPLRPLLGSTRRIFLSTDGQLSLVPFSALHDGHAFLLDSFDFSYLTSGRELLPRPPDSAPSSSVFVFADPDFSSSFSPVPYGSLPSTPPSDALERFFSLPPSNLDRSAWVPLPGARLEAYAIQRLIPQAQLFLGPDASKQRLLNLPTPGILHLATHGFFLGNPSASSSAEYRGLAFVDSLGGAPPPQPEPLLNSGLVLAGALATAASSPPAPEASLVTALELAGLNLWGTQLVVLSACDTGRGEVHLGQGVYGLRRALMAAGTETLLISLWKVNDNSTHFLMDLYYRNLLKGLGRASALREAMLSLRTTHPHPHAWAPFIALGSNAPLRSMTPIPAQTPKPAPKPDDSH, encoded by the coding sequence ATGCGTCAGACCTTCACTTGGATGATAGCAATATTTATTTTCCGTGCAGCAGAAGGGCAGACCAGCGACGAGAAAATAGATGCGCGGCTGATAGAAGCTCAGGCATTCTTTGACGAGGCAACAAAGCTCTTAGATGCGGGCAACTATTCCGAGGCTTTCACTCAGGCGGAGCAGGCACTCTCGCTCAGAGAGACAATCCTAGGAGGTAGCCATCCTGACGTCGCCAGTTGCCTGAATCTAGTAGGCAACATTTACCGGCGAAAAGGGGTGCTAGCCACTGCCGAACCCCTCTTCCAGCGCGCTCTGGACATCCGAGAGGCTTCTCTCGGAAAGAACCACCCCGCAGTCGCCGATTCTCTCAACGATTTCGCCCTCCTTTACTCTGATAAGGGGTTGTATGATCGGGCTGAGCCCCTCTTCCAGCGCGCTCTGGACATCCGAGAGGCTTCTCTCGGAAAGGACCATCCCGCAGTCGCCGACTCTCTCAACGGTTTCGCCCTCCTTTACTTTGATAAAGGATTGTATGATCGGGCTGAACCCCTCATCCAGCGTGCTCTGGCCATTCAAGAAGCCTCTCTCGGCAAAAATCACCCCAAAGTCGCTGGCTCTCTCAGCAACCTCGCTCTCCTGTACTACACTCGTGAGCTATATGACCGGGCTGAACCCCTCATCCAGCGCGCTCTGGCCATTCAAGAAGCCTCTCTCGGCAAAAATCACCCCAAAGTCGCCGGCTTGCTCCACAACCTCGCCCTCCTTTACAAAGGCCAGGGATTGTATGACCAGGCAGTTCCCTTCCTTCAACGCGCTCTAACTATCCAAGAAGCCTCTCTCGGCAAGCACCATCCCACAGTCGGCATCAACCTCAACAACCTCGCCGACCTCTACTTTACTCAGGGCTTGTATGGCCAAGCCGAACCCCTCTTCCAGCATGCTCTAGATGTCCAAGAAGCAGCTCTTGGCAAAAATCATCCTCTGGTCGCTGGAACTCTTCAAAACCTCGCCAACCTCTATGCTGATCAAGGACTATATGGCCGAGCTGAACCTCTTCTCCAGAGATCTCTAAACGCTCAAGAAGCCTCTTTTGGCAAAAATCATCCTAACGTCGCGGGTCCCCTCATCAGCCTTGCAATCCTCTATAGCCAACAAGGGCTGTACGACTCAGCCACGCCCCTATTCCAGCGTGCTCTAACTATCCAAGAAACATCTCTTGGCAAAAATCATCCTGCAATCGCCGACTCTCTCAATAACCTCGCCACCATCTATTCCCACCAAGGGTTACATAGCCAGATCGAACCCTTGCTTCAGCGCGCGCTGGCCATCCAAGAAGCTGCCCGCGGGAAAAACCATCCCAGCATCGCTGACTCTCTCACCAATCTTGCCATCTTCTACTATGATCAGGGACTGTATGGCCGAGTCGAACCTCTCTTACGGCGAGTTCTAACCATCCGTGAGGCCGCCCTCGGGAATAGCCACCCCGACATCGCCGCCACCCTCCACAATCTCGCCGTTCTCTACAGAAGCCAGAAATTGTATGGCCGGGCCGAGCCCCTCTTCCGGCGCGCCCTAGCAATCCAAGAAGCAGCTCTCGGCAAGAGCCATCCAAGCGTCGCTGAGGACCTCAACGAGTTTGGCATACTTCGCTTGGCCCAAAACCGCCTTTCAGACGCTCTTCCTTTTTTCTTTAGCTCCTTCTCCATCTCCGAGCGCCGCCTTCGTCATGAGGCCCTCGACTTTTCTGAGTCCCGCCTCTCTTCCTTCCTCGCCCACCTGCTCGACGGCGAGCAAAGGCTCTATGCCCTGCTCCGGGCTTACCCTCAAGACACTCGTGTTCAACGATTGGCTCTCACAGCGGCCTTACTTCTCAAGGGCCGGTCTGTCTCGGAGAATGCCAGCATCTCTCGCGCCCTCTACCTCCGCATGGGCTCCGAAGACCGCGACTCTTTCGAACGTCTCCGAGGCTTGCGTACACAGTTGGCCTCTCTCTCTTTCTCCAGGCCGAGTTTTCTCTCCCCAGAGGCCTATCAGCAGCGTATCCAAGCACTCACCCAGGAGGGTGACTCGCTCGAAGCAGAACTGGCTAAACGCTCCGCCCCCCTTCGCTCCATCTCCTCTCTTCCATTCCCCGACAACATCGTCGACCGCGTCTCCTCTTCACTCCCCAAGGACTCAGCTCTCGTCGAATTCATCGCCTACAACGACAGCCCCTTGATTCGAAAACCCAGCATTGCTCGTACCAAGAATGCCAGCCACCTGCGCTACCTTGCGCTGGTTCTCTTCCCAGATGCCTCTATCCGCTCCGTCGACTTGGGCCCTGCTTTTCCCATTGACCAAGCCGCCTCTCGCCTTCGCGATGCCCTGGCGGACAAAGACGCCTCATTCCAAACCGCTTCTCAGCAATTCTACCAAAGCACCTTTGCACCCCTGCGTCCCCTGCTCGGCTCTACCCGTCGCATTTTCCTTTCCACCGATGGCCAGCTCAGCCTCGTCCCCTTCTCCGCTCTCCACGATGGCCACGCCTTCCTTTTGGACTCCTTCGACTTCTCCTACCTCACCTCCGGCCGAGAGTTGCTGCCTCGTCCCCCGGACAGCGCGCCCTCCTCTTCCGTCTTTGTCTTCGCTGACCCTGACTTCTCCTCTTCCTTCTCTCCGGTGCCTTATGGCTCTCTACCTTCCACTCCTCCCTCCGACGCTTTGGAGCGCTTTTTCTCCCTGCCCCCCTCCAACTTGGACAGAAGCGCCTGGGTTCCTCTTCCCGGCGCTCGTCTAGAGGCTTACGCCATTCAACGCCTGATTCCCCAAGCTCAGCTCTTCCTCGGCCCAGACGCCTCCAAGCAGCGGCTGCTTAACCTCCCGACCCCGGGCATTCTTCACTTGGCCACCCACGGCTTCTTCCTCGGCAATCCCTCCGCCTCCTCCTCAGCCGAATATCGGGGCCTGGCCTTTGTCGATTCATTGGGTGGCGCTCCTCCTCCCCAGCCAGAGCCTTTACTCAACTCCGGCCTCGTCCTGGCGGGCGCTCTCGCCACGGCCGCGTCCTCTCCTCCTGCTCCCGAAGCCTCCCTCGTCACCGCCCTGGAATTGGCAGGGCTCAACCTCTGGGGCACTCAGCTCGTGGTCCTTTCCGCCTGCGACACAGGCCGCGGCGAAGTCCACCTCGGTCAGGGCGTCTATGGCCTTCGCCGTGCGCTCATGGCCGCTGGCACTGAAACCCTCCTCATCAGTCTCTGGAAGGTCAATGACAACTCCACTCACTTTCTCATGGACCTCTATTACCGCAACCTCCTGAAGGGACTGGGCCGTGCCTCTGCACTTCGCGAGGCCATGCTCTCTCTGCGTACAACGCACCCCCATCCCCATGCCTGGGCTCCCTTCATTGCTCTGGGCAGCAATGCACCCCTCCGTTCCATGACGCCTATCCCTGCTCAGACGCCGAAACCGGCGCCGAAACCGGACGACTCGCACTGA